From a single Paraburkholderia sp. D15 genomic region:
- the hemE gene encoding uroporphyrinogen decarboxylase yields MAHKLLNDTFLRALLRQPTDYTPIWLMRQAGRYLPEYNATRGRAGSFLGLAKNPAFATEVTLQPLERYPLDAAILFSDILTVPDAMGLGLEFVAGEGPKFAHPVRTEEDVARLAVPDIDATLRYVTDAVREIRTALTDAQGRQRVPLIGFSGSPWTLACYMVEGAGSSDFRTVKSMLYARPDLMHRILDINARSVAAYLNAQIEAGAQAVMIFDTWGGALADGVYQRFSLHYIQQVVSQLKREHDGEKVPVITFTKGGGLWLDEIADIGVDAVGLDWTVNLREARERVGGKVALQGNIDPSVLFAPPAAIRMEARAVLDSFGNHPGHVFNLGHGISQFTPPEHVAELVDEVHRHSRAIRSGAHAPA; encoded by the coding sequence GTGGCCCATAAACTCCTGAACGACACTTTCCTGCGCGCGCTGCTGCGCCAGCCGACCGACTACACGCCGATCTGGCTGATGCGACAGGCAGGCCGCTACCTGCCGGAATACAACGCCACGCGCGGCCGGGCGGGCAGTTTCCTCGGTCTCGCGAAGAATCCCGCGTTCGCGACCGAGGTCACGCTGCAACCGCTCGAGCGCTATCCGCTGGACGCCGCCATCCTCTTTTCGGACATCCTGACGGTGCCAGACGCAATGGGGCTGGGGCTGGAGTTCGTCGCGGGCGAAGGGCCGAAATTCGCGCATCCGGTGCGCACCGAAGAAGACGTTGCGCGTCTCGCGGTTCCGGACATCGACGCCACGCTGCGCTACGTTACCGACGCCGTGCGTGAAATCCGCACCGCGCTGACGGACGCGCAAGGCCGCCAGCGTGTGCCGCTGATCGGTTTTTCGGGCAGCCCGTGGACGCTCGCGTGCTACATGGTCGAAGGCGCCGGTTCGTCCGACTTCCGCACGGTCAAGTCCATGCTGTATGCGCGGCCCGATCTGATGCATCGCATTCTCGACATCAACGCGCGGTCGGTGGCGGCTTATCTGAACGCGCAGATCGAAGCCGGCGCGCAGGCCGTGATGATTTTCGATACGTGGGGCGGCGCGCTCGCGGACGGCGTCTATCAGCGCTTCTCACTGCACTACATCCAGCAGGTCGTGAGTCAGCTGAAGCGCGAGCACGACGGCGAGAAAGTACCGGTGATCACCTTTACGAAGGGCGGCGGCCTGTGGCTCGATGAGATCGCCGATATCGGCGTCGACGCGGTCGGTCTCGACTGGACGGTGAATCTGCGCGAGGCGCGCGAGCGCGTCGGCGGCAAGGTGGCGCTTCAAGGCAATATCGACCCGTCCGTGCTGTTTGCGCCGCCCGCGGCAATCCGCATGGAAGCGCGCGCGGTACTGGATAGCTTCGGCAATCATCCGGGGCATGTCTTCAATCTCGGCCACGGCATTTCGCAATTCACACCGCCGGAACACGTCGCCGAACTCGTCGATGAAGTGCACCGGCACAGCCGCGCGATTCGAAGCGGCGCGCATGCACCGGCATGA
- a CDS encoding transporter substrate-binding domain-containing protein, with protein MNRTAFALLGVVAGVLMHAGAAIAQTSPAAAPPSRLDEVLARGTLRACTTGDYKPYSFYKPDGQFEGIDIDMTESLAKSLGVKAEYVKTSWSNLMNDFVAKCDIGVGGVSPTLERQKRAFFTQAYMVDGKTPIVRCDDVNKYQTVAQIDQPSTRVIVNPGGTNERFAKQYFPHANLTVYPDNVTVFKQILSGKADVMVTDASETLLQQKLNPGLCSVHPDKPFQYGEKAWLLPRGDVAFQQYVDQWLHLARATGEYQAISDKWLK; from the coding sequence ATGAACAGGACAGCATTCGCATTGCTCGGCGTTGTGGCCGGTGTTTTGATGCACGCGGGCGCGGCAATCGCGCAGACCAGTCCGGCGGCGGCCCCACCTTCCCGGCTCGACGAAGTGCTCGCGCGCGGCACGCTGCGCGCCTGTACCACGGGCGACTACAAGCCCTACTCGTTCTACAAGCCGGATGGGCAGTTCGAAGGGATCGACATCGACATGACGGAATCGCTCGCCAAGTCGCTGGGAGTGAAAGCGGAGTACGTGAAAACGTCGTGGTCGAACCTGATGAACGACTTCGTCGCCAAATGCGATATCGGCGTGGGCGGCGTGTCGCCGACGCTGGAGCGGCAAAAGCGCGCGTTCTTCACGCAGGCGTACATGGTCGACGGCAAGACGCCGATCGTTCGATGCGACGACGTGAACAAATACCAAACCGTCGCGCAGATCGATCAGCCGTCCACGCGCGTGATCGTCAATCCGGGCGGCACCAACGAGCGTTTCGCGAAGCAGTACTTCCCGCACGCGAACCTGACTGTGTATCCGGACAACGTGACGGTTTTCAAGCAGATACTGTCGGGCAAAGCCGACGTCATGGTGACGGACGCCTCCGAAACCCTGCTGCAGCAGAAGCTGAATCCGGGCCTGTGCTCGGTTCATCCGGACAAGCCGTTCCAGTACGGCGAAAAGGCCTGGTTACTGCCGCGCGGCGATGTCGCGTTCCAGCAGTACGTCGATCAGTGGTTGCACCTTGCACGCGCCACGGGCGAGTACCAGGCGATTTCGGACAAGTGGCTGAAATAA
- a CDS encoding AMP-binding protein has translation MASQAADESALIEPQDNLSYVRGSTQIPLSDATVGQFLRDTARQFPTRPAVVFREQQIRWTWQEFADEVDILASGLAALGIAKGDRVGIWSPNRVEWLLTQFATARIGAILVNINPAYRLAELEYALNKVDCKAIIAAERFKSSMYLHMLQELAPELASAVPGDLHATRLPGLRLVIRMCDTDTPGMLSFSDVIEQGRATLDTAKLDAIGATLHVDEPINIQFTSGTTGNPKGATLTHRNVVNNARYIAMAMRLTEQDGLCIPVPLYHCFGMVLSVLACVSVGANMVFPGEGFAPAATLAAVAEEKCTALHGVPTMFIAELDHPSFDTYDFSRLRTGIMAGSPCPIETMKKVVSKMHLSEITIAYGMTETSPVSFQSSTSDPLDKRTTTVGRIQPHLEVKIVDPLGEIVPVGETGELCTRGYSVMQGYWGDEAKTRENIIDGWMHTGDLATLDAEGYCNIVGRLKDMLIRGGENIYPREIEEFLFRHPKIQSVQVFGVPDPKYGEEVCAWVVLRAGEQATPEEIQQFCQGQIAHYKVPKYIRFVDELPMTVTGKVQKFIMRERMISELKLREDKTA, from the coding sequence ATGGCAAGTCAGGCAGCAGACGAATCCGCGCTTATCGAGCCGCAAGACAATCTCTCCTACGTGCGTGGTTCGACGCAAATCCCGCTCAGCGATGCAACCGTCGGCCAGTTTCTTCGGGACACCGCGCGACAGTTTCCGACCCGACCCGCCGTGGTGTTCCGCGAGCAGCAGATTCGCTGGACATGGCAGGAGTTTGCCGACGAAGTCGACATCCTGGCGTCGGGGCTGGCGGCGTTGGGGATCGCGAAGGGCGATCGCGTCGGCATCTGGTCGCCGAATCGCGTCGAGTGGCTGCTGACGCAATTCGCGACCGCGCGGATCGGCGCGATATTGGTGAACATCAATCCGGCTTATCGCCTGGCCGAACTCGAATACGCGCTGAACAAGGTGGATTGCAAGGCGATCATCGCGGCGGAGCGTTTCAAATCGTCGATGTATCTGCACATGTTGCAGGAACTCGCGCCCGAACTGGCGAGCGCCGTGCCGGGCGATCTGCACGCCACGCGTTTGCCCGGCTTGCGGCTGGTCATCCGCATGTGCGACACCGACACGCCGGGCATGCTTTCGTTTTCCGACGTGATCGAGCAAGGGCGCGCGACGCTCGATACCGCGAAACTCGATGCGATTGGCGCGACTCTGCATGTGGACGAGCCGATCAACATCCAGTTCACCAGCGGTACCACCGGCAATCCGAAGGGCGCGACGCTCACGCACCGGAACGTGGTCAACAACGCGCGCTACATTGCGATGGCGATGCGCCTGACCGAACAGGACGGCCTGTGCATTCCCGTGCCGCTCTACCACTGCTTCGGCATGGTGCTGTCGGTGCTGGCTTGCGTGTCGGTCGGCGCGAACATGGTGTTTCCCGGCGAGGGCTTCGCCCCGGCGGCGACGCTCGCCGCCGTCGCCGAGGAGAAGTGCACGGCGCTGCATGGCGTGCCGACGATGTTCATCGCCGAACTCGATCATCCGAGCTTCGACACGTACGATTTTTCGCGTCTGCGAACCGGCATCATGGCCGGTTCGCCGTGTCCGATCGAGACGATGAAAAAGGTCGTCTCGAAGATGCATTTGAGCGAGATCACGATCGCTTACGGCATGACGGAAACCAGCCCGGTGTCGTTCCAGAGTTCGACCAGCGATCCACTGGACAAGCGGACGACGACCGTTGGCCGTATCCAGCCGCATCTGGAGGTGAAAATCGTCGATCCGCTTGGCGAGATCGTACCGGTGGGTGAAACCGGCGAACTATGCACGCGTGGCTATTCGGTGATGCAAGGCTATTGGGGCGACGAAGCGAAGACCCGCGAAAACATCATCGACGGCTGGATGCATACCGGCGATCTGGCCACGCTCGACGCCGAGGGCTATTGCAATATCGTCGGCCGGCTGAAAGACATGCTGATTCGCGGCGGCGAAAACATCTATCCGCGCGAGATCGAGGAGTTTCTGTTCCGCCATCCGAAGATCCAGAGCGTGCAGGTGTTCGGCGTGCCAGACCCGAAGTACGGTGAGGAGGTCTGCGCGTGGGTGGTTTTGCGAGCGGGAGAACAGGCGACGCCGGAGGAAATCCAGCAGTTTTGCCAAGGGCAGATCGCGCATTACAAGGTGCCGAAATACATCCGCTTCGTCGATGAATTGCCGATGACTGTCACCGGCAAAGTGCAGAAATTCATCATGCGCGAACGGATGATCAGCGAACTGAAGTTGCGGGAAGACAAAACAGCCTGA
- a CDS encoding F0F1 ATP synthase subunit epsilon, with protein MATIKVDVVSAEEQIFSGQAKFVALPGEAGELGILPGHTPLITRIRPGAVRIEAENGEEEFVFVAGGILEIQPGAVTVLADTAIRGKDLDEAKAEDARKRAEEALQNTGSNLEYATAQAELAYATAQLAAIQRLRKLRGQN; from the coding sequence ATGGCAACAATCAAAGTAGACGTCGTCAGCGCGGAAGAGCAGATCTTCTCGGGCCAGGCGAAGTTCGTCGCACTGCCGGGCGAAGCGGGCGAACTCGGCATTCTGCCGGGCCACACGCCGCTGATTACGCGGATTCGTCCGGGTGCGGTGCGCATCGAAGCTGAAAACGGTGAAGAAGAGTTTGTGTTCGTTGCCGGCGGCATTCTTGAAATCCAGCCGGGCGCCGTGACGGTTCTCGCCGACACCGCCATTCGCGGCAAGGATCTCGACGAAGCCAAGGCAGAAGATGCACGCAAGCGTGCGGAAGAAGCGCTGCAAAACACGGGTTCGAACCTCGAATACGCAACCGCGCAAGCGGAGCTGGCGTATGCGACGGCTCAGCTCGCTGCGATCCAGCGTCTGCGCAAGCTGCGCGGTCAGAACTAA
- the atpD gene encoding F0F1 ATP synthase subunit beta translates to MSTTALVEGKIVQCIGAVIDVEFPRESMPKIYDALILDGSELTLEVQQQLGDGVVRTICLGASDGLRRGTVVKNTGKPISVPVGKPTLGRIMDVLGRPIDEAGPINSDVVRGIHQKAPAFDELSPSTELLETGIKVIDLICPFAKGGKVGLFGGAGVGKTVNMMELINNIAKEHGGYSVFAGVGERTREGNDFYHEMKDSNVLDKVALVYGQMNEPPGNRLRVALTGLTMAEHFRDEGLDVLFFVDNIYRFTLAGTEVSALLGRMPSAVGYQPTLAEEMGKLQERITSTKTGSITSVQAVYVPADDLTDPSPATTFGHLDATVVLSRDIASLGIYPAVDPLDSTSRQIDPNVIGEEHYSITRGVQQTLQRYKELRDIIAILGMDELAPEDKLAVARARKIQRFLSQPFHVAEVFTGSPGKYVPLKETIRGFKMIVEGECDHLPEQAFYMVGTIDEAFEKAKKIQ, encoded by the coding sequence ATGAGTACTACTGCTTTGGTAGAAGGCAAGATCGTACAGTGCATCGGCGCGGTGATCGACGTGGAATTTCCGCGTGAATCCATGCCGAAGATTTACGACGCGCTCATTCTCGACGGTTCGGAACTGACCCTCGAAGTCCAGCAACAGCTGGGCGACGGCGTCGTCCGTACCATCTGTCTGGGTGCATCGGACGGTCTGCGCCGTGGCACGGTCGTGAAGAACACGGGTAAGCCGATCAGCGTGCCTGTCGGCAAGCCGACCCTCGGCCGGATCATGGACGTGCTGGGTCGCCCGATCGACGAAGCCGGCCCGATCAACTCGGACGTGGTTCGCGGTATTCACCAGAAGGCTCCGGCGTTCGACGAACTGTCGCCGTCGACGGAACTGCTCGAAACCGGCATCAAGGTTATCGACCTGATCTGCCCGTTCGCCAAGGGCGGTAAGGTTGGCCTGTTCGGTGGCGCCGGCGTGGGCAAGACCGTGAACATGATGGAACTGATCAACAACATCGCGAAGGAACACGGTGGTTACTCCGTGTTCGCCGGTGTTGGCGAGCGTACCCGCGAAGGGAACGACTTCTATCACGAAATGAAGGACTCGAACGTTCTCGACAAGGTCGCGCTGGTGTACGGCCAGATGAACGAGCCGCCGGGCAACCGTCTGCGCGTTGCGCTGACCGGCCTGACGATGGCTGAGCACTTCCGTGACGAAGGCCTCGACGTGCTGTTCTTCGTCGACAACATCTACCGTTTCACGCTGGCAGGCACGGAAGTGTCGGCACTGCTCGGCCGTATGCCGTCGGCAGTGGGCTATCAGCCGACGCTGGCTGAAGAAATGGGCAAGCTGCAAGAGCGTATTACGTCGACCAAGACCGGTTCGATTACCTCGGTCCAGGCCGTGTACGTCCCTGCGGATGACTTGACCGACCCGTCGCCGGCCACGACCTTCGGCCACTTGGACGCAACCGTCGTGTTGTCGCGTGACATCGCATCGCTGGGTATCTACCCGGCAGTGGACCCGCTCGATTCGACCTCGCGTCAGATCGACCCGAACGTGATCGGCGAAGAACACTACTCGATCACGCGCGGCGTGCAGCAAACGCTGCAGCGCTACAAGGAACTGCGCGACATTATCGCGATTCTGGGCATGGACGAACTCGCACCGGAAGACAAGCTCGCCGTTGCGCGCGCTCGTAAGATCCAGCGGTTCCTGTCGCAGCCGTTCCACGTCGCTGAAGTGTTCACGGGCTCGCCGGGCAAGTATGTGCCGCTGAAGGAAACGATCCGCGGCTTCAAGATGATCGTCGAAGGCGAATGCGATCACCTGCCGGAGCAAGCGTTCTATATGGTCGGCACGATCGACGAAGCCTTCGAGAAGGCCAAGAAGATCCAGTAA
- the atpG gene encoding F0F1 ATP synthase subunit gamma, producing MAGMKEIRGKIKSVQNTRKITKAMEMVAASKMRRAQERMRSARPYADKVRDIAAHMSRANPEYRHPFMVSNEGAKAAGFILVTTDKGLCGGMNTNVLRASLQKFKELEGQGKTIEATAIGTKGLGFLNRLRAKVASNVVHLGDTPHLEKLIGAVKVQLDLYSEGKVSAVYLAYTRFVNTMKQEPVIEQLLPLSADQFERKEEDGTTPSTQWDYIYEPDAQAVVDELLVRYVEALVYQAVAENMASEQSARMVAMKAASDNAKTVINELQLVYNKSRQAAITKELSEIVGGAAAV from the coding sequence ATGGCTGGAATGAAGGAAATTCGCGGCAAGATCAAGAGCGTGCAAAACACGCGAAAGATCACGAAAGCGATGGAGATGGTGGCCGCATCGAAGATGCGCCGCGCTCAGGAGCGCATGCGCTCCGCTCGCCCGTACGCCGACAAGGTCCGCGATATCGCTGCACACATGAGCCGTGCGAACCCCGAGTATCGTCACCCGTTCATGGTGTCGAACGAAGGCGCGAAGGCGGCGGGTTTCATCCTCGTGACGACCGATAAGGGTCTGTGCGGCGGCATGAACACCAACGTGCTGCGTGCGTCGCTGCAGAAGTTCAAGGAACTGGAAGGCCAGGGCAAGACGATCGAGGCAACCGCGATCGGCACCAAGGGTCTGGGTTTCCTGAACCGTCTGCGCGCGAAGGTCGCGTCGAACGTCGTGCATCTGGGCGACACGCCGCATCTGGAAAAGCTGATCGGCGCGGTGAAGGTTCAGCTCGACCTGTACTCGGAAGGCAAGGTTTCGGCGGTGTACCTCGCGTACACGCGCTTCGTCAACACGATGAAGCAGGAGCCGGTGATCGAGCAACTGCTGCCGCTGTCGGCAGACCAGTTCGAGCGCAAGGAAGAAGACGGCACGACGCCGAGCACGCAGTGGGACTACATCTACGAGCCGGATGCGCAGGCAGTGGTGGACGAACTGCTGGTGCGCTATGTCGAGGCGCTGGTCTATCAGGCCGTCGCGGAAAACATGGCATCGGAGCAGTCGGCACGAATGGTCGCGATGAAGGCCGCTTCGGACAATGCGAAGACGGTCATCAACGAACTGCAGCTCGTGTACAACAAGAGCCGTCAGGCCGCGATCACGAAAGAACTGTCGGAAATCGTCGGTGGTGCGGCGGCTGTCTGA
- the atpA gene encoding F0F1 ATP synthase subunit alpha, whose translation MQLNPSEISELIKSRIQGLDASADVRNQGTVISVTDGIVRIHGLSEVMQGEMLEFPGNTFGLALNLERDSVGAVILGEYEHISEGDIVKTTGRILEVPVGPELLGRVVDALGNPIDGKGPINATKTDAIEKIAPGVIWRKSVSEPVQTGLKSIDAMVPVGRGQRELIIGDRQCGKTAVAVDAIINQKGKNLFCIYVAIGQKASSIMNVVRKLEESGALEYTIVVAASASDSAAMQYLAPYAGCTMGEYFRDRGQDALIVYDDLTKQAWAYRQISLLLRRPPGREAYPGDVFYLHSRLLERAARVSEEYVEKFTNGEVKGKSGSLTALPVIETQAGDVTAFVPTNVISITDGQIFLETDLFNAGIRPAINAGVSVSRVGGAAQTKVVKKLSGGIRTDLAQYRELAAFAQFASDLDEATRKQLERGRRVTELLKQPQYQPLQVWELAVSLFAANNGYLDDLEVSQVLPFEKGLREHLKSSHADLVKRIEDTKELSKDDEGLLHTVLKDFKKSGAY comes from the coding sequence ATGCAACTCAATCCCTCTGAGATCAGCGAGCTGATCAAGAGCCGGATCCAGGGCCTTGACGCGAGCGCAGACGTTCGCAACCAGGGCACGGTGATCTCCGTGACCGACGGTATCGTGCGTATTCACGGCCTGTCGGAAGTGATGCAGGGCGAAATGCTCGAATTCCCGGGCAACACCTTCGGTCTCGCACTGAACCTCGAGCGCGACTCGGTCGGCGCCGTGATTCTGGGTGAGTACGAACACATTTCGGAAGGCGACATCGTCAAGACGACGGGCCGTATTCTCGAAGTGCCGGTGGGTCCGGAACTGCTCGGCCGCGTGGTCGACGCGCTCGGCAACCCGATCGACGGCAAGGGCCCGATCAACGCAACGAAGACCGACGCCATCGAAAAGATCGCGCCGGGCGTGATCTGGCGTAAGTCGGTTTCGGAACCGGTTCAGACCGGTCTGAAGTCGATCGACGCGATGGTGCCGGTTGGCCGTGGCCAGCGCGAGCTGATCATTGGCGACCGTCAGTGCGGCAAGACGGCAGTCGCGGTCGACGCGATCATCAACCAGAAGGGCAAGAACCTCTTCTGTATCTACGTCGCGATCGGCCAGAAGGCTTCGTCGATCATGAACGTGGTGCGCAAGCTGGAAGAATCCGGCGCGCTGGAATACACGATCGTCGTGGCCGCTTCGGCTTCGGACTCGGCAGCGATGCAGTACCTCGCGCCTTACGCCGGCTGCACGATGGGCGAATACTTCCGCGATCGCGGCCAGGACGCGCTGATCGTTTATGACGACTTGACCAAGCAAGCGTGGGCATATCGCCAGATCTCGCTGCTGCTGCGCCGCCCGCCGGGCCGCGAAGCTTACCCGGGTGACGTGTTCTATCTGCACTCGCGTCTGCTGGAACGTGCTGCTCGCGTCTCGGAAGAGTACGTCGAGAAGTTCACGAACGGCGAAGTGAAGGGCAAGAGCGGTTCGCTGACGGCACTGCCGGTCATTGAAACGCAAGCAGGCGACGTGACCGCATTCGTTCCGACGAACGTGATCTCGATTACCGACGGCCAGATCTTCCTGGAAACCGACCTCTTCAACGCAGGTATCCGCCCGGCAATTAACGCCGGCGTGTCGGTGTCGCGCGTTGGCGGTGCGGCTCAGACGAAGGTCGTGAAGAAGCTGTCGGGCGGTATCCGTACCGACCTCGCGCAGTACCGTGAACTGGCTGCGTTCGCGCAGTTCGCCTCGGACCTCGACGAAGCAACCCGCAAGCAGCTGGAGCGCGGCCGCCGCGTGACGGAACTGCTGAAGCAGCCGCAGTATCAGCCGCTGCAGGTGTGGGAACTGGCTGTCTCGCTGTTCGCAGCGAACAACGGCTACCTCGACGATCTGGAAGTCTCGCAAGTCCTGCCGTTCGAAAAGGGCCTGCGCGAGCATCTGAAGTCGAGCCACGCTGACCTGGTCAAGCGAATCGAAGATACGAAGGAACTCTCGAAGGACGATGAAGGCCTGCTGCACACGGTCCTCAAAGACTTCAAGAAGTCCGGCGCTTATTGA
- a CDS encoding F0F1 ATP synthase subunit delta: protein MAELATIARPYAEALFGVAEAGDIAAWSTLVQELAQVARLPEVLSIASSPKVSRAQVSELLLAAVKSPLKDNAQAKNLVQMLVDNHRLQLLPEIAAQFEELKNAREGAADVLIVSAFPLEGAQLNDLVASLERKFQRKLKPTVEVDASLIGGVRVTVGDEVLDTSVRARLASMQTALTA from the coding sequence ATGGCCGAACTTGCAACCATCGCCCGTCCGTACGCAGAAGCGCTGTTTGGCGTGGCCGAAGCTGGTGACATCGCCGCCTGGTCCACGCTCGTGCAGGAGCTGGCACAGGTTGCGCGTCTGCCCGAAGTGCTGTCGATCGCCTCGAGCCCGAAAGTAAGCCGCGCCCAGGTCAGCGAACTGCTGCTGGCCGCGGTCAAGTCGCCGCTCAAGGACAACGCGCAAGCGAAGAATCTGGTGCAAATGCTGGTGGATAACCATCGCCTGCAATTGTTGCCCGAAATCGCCGCGCAATTCGAAGAGCTGAAGAACGCCCGCGAAGGGGCGGCCGATGTGCTGATCGTCAGCGCATTCCCGCTCGAAGGCGCGCAGTTGAACGACCTCGTCGCAAGTCTCGAACGCAAGTTCCAACGCAAGCTGAAGCCGACGGTCGAAGTCGACGCGTCGCTGATCGGCGGCGTGCGCGTGACGGTCGGCGACGAAGTGCTCGATACCTCGGTCCGCGCGCGGCTTGCCAGCATGCAGACGGCTCTGACGGCCTGA
- a CDS encoding F0F1 ATP synthase subunit B, which yields MNLNATLFAQMVVFLILAWFTMKFVWPPLINALDERSKKIADGLSAAEKGKAELEAAHKRVDQELAQARNDGQQRIADAEKRAVAVADEIKAQAQAEAARIIAQAKADADQQVVKARETLRGEVAALAVKGAEQILKREVDQAAHADLLNQLKAEL from the coding sequence GTGAATCTCAACGCAACCCTGTTTGCGCAAATGGTCGTGTTCCTGATCCTCGCGTGGTTCACGATGAAGTTCGTGTGGCCGCCGCTGATCAACGCCCTCGACGAGCGCTCAAAGAAGATTGCTGACGGTTTGTCGGCTGCCGAAAAGGGCAAGGCCGAACTCGAAGCCGCTCACAAGCGCGTCGACCAGGAACTCGCCCAGGCACGCAATGACGGTCAGCAACGTATTGCCGACGCGGAAAAGCGCGCCGTGGCAGTCGCTGACGAAATCAAGGCTCAGGCACAGGCTGAAGCCGCACGCATCATCGCGCAAGCGAAAGCGGACGCGGACCAGCAAGTTGTGAAGGCGCGCGAAACGCTGCGCGGCGAAGTCGCTGCACTCGCTGTCAAGGGCGCTGAACAGATCCTGAAGCGCGAAGTCGACCAGGCAGCTCACGCTGACCTGCTGAATCAACTGAAAGCCGAGCTCTGA
- the atpE gene encoding F0F1 ATP synthase subunit C: protein MQAFIANIQGLTAIGIGIIIGLGAIGACIGIGLMGGKYIEACARQPELMNPLQTKMFLLAGLIDAAFLIGVGVAMLFAFANPLLSKLAG, encoded by the coding sequence ATGCAAGCTTTCATCGCCAACATCCAGGGTCTGACCGCCATCGGTATCGGCATCATCATCGGCCTGGGTGCAATCGGCGCCTGTATCGGTATCGGCCTGATGGGCGGCAAGTACATCGAAGCATGTGCACGTCAGCCGGAACTGATGAACCCGCTGCAAACCAAGATGTTCCTGCTGGCTGGTCTGATCGATGCGGCGTTCCTGATTGGCGTTGGTGTGGCAATGCTGTTTGCGTTCGCGAACCCGCTGCTGTCGAAGCTGGCAGGCTGA
- the atpB gene encoding F0F1 ATP synthase subunit A, protein MAASEGTRAMDPSEYIAHHLQNFSTAHQTSIFDIHVWNLDTLFWSIVCGLATIFILHLAARKATSGVPGRFQCAIEMLVEMVEDQSKSMIHGSRTFIAPLALTVFVWVALMNSLDFIPVDLPGHVIGWLGLSEVIPHHRIVPTADLNGTLGIALGVFALMIYYNFKIKGAGGFVHELLSAPFGAHPLLWIPNLALNIIEFVAKTVSLGMRLFGNMYAGELLFLLIALLGSIWSFGADTTVLGFIGHVIAGSVWAIFHILIVLLQAFIFMMLTLVYIGQAHDTH, encoded by the coding sequence ATGGCAGCTAGCGAAGGCACGCGCGCAATGGATCCGTCCGAGTACATCGCGCACCACTTGCAGAACTTTTCCACCGCGCACCAGACGTCGATTTTCGACATTCACGTGTGGAATCTGGACACCCTTTTCTGGTCGATCGTTTGCGGTCTGGCCACCATCTTCATTCTGCATCTCGCTGCTCGCAAGGCAACGTCCGGCGTGCCGGGCCGTTTCCAGTGCGCCATCGAAATGCTGGTCGAAATGGTCGAAGATCAATCGAAGTCGATGATCCACGGCTCGCGTACCTTCATCGCCCCGTTGGCCCTGACGGTGTTCGTCTGGGTCGCGCTGATGAACTCGCTCGACTTTATCCCCGTTGACCTGCCGGGCCACGTGATTGGCTGGCTGGGTCTGTCCGAAGTCATCCCGCACCACCGTATCGTTCCGACCGCCGACCTGAACGGCACGCTCGGCATCGCCCTCGGTGTGTTCGCGCTGATGATTTACTACAACTTCAAGATCAAGGGCGCAGGCGGCTTCGTTCACGAACTGCTGTCCGCTCCGTTCGGCGCGCATCCGCTGCTGTGGATCCCGAACCTTGCACTGAACATCATCGAGTTCGTCGCGAAGACGGTCTCGCTCGGCATGCGGCTGTTCGGCAACATGTACGCGGGCGAACTGTTGTTCCTGCTGATTGCCCTGCTCGGCAGCATCTGGAGCTTCGGCGCGGACACGACGGTGCTTGGCTTCATCGGCCACGTGATCGCGGGCAGCGTGTGGGCAATCTTCCACATCCTGATCGTTCTGCTGCAAGCGTTCATTTTCATGATGCTGACGCTGGTGTACATCGGCCAGGCACACGACACGCACTAA
- a CDS encoding ATP synthase subunit I yields MAVKTSNQAPQNGHDEHPAERTASVASTGQRVAPDEAWDAEQQDNNIVPLTRAEAEKLFGPNVSRPSRVTPFKVVAAQMVLSLGATLVWWLFYKPPGAAALSAFLGGAICWVPGALFAARLRTLSGAETVMSWMIGEALKMGTTIAMFVAIAFWYHDVRWVPLLVTYLVALKTYWIALAWR; encoded by the coding sequence ATGGCGGTTAAAACGTCGAATCAGGCGCCGCAGAATGGGCACGACGAACACCCCGCTGAGCGTACGGCTTCCGTAGCGTCCACCGGTCAGCGAGTCGCGCCTGATGAAGCGTGGGATGCCGAGCAGCAAGATAACAATATCGTTCCGCTCACGCGGGCCGAAGCTGAGAAGCTCTTTGGTCCTAACGTGAGTCGTCCATCGCGTGTCACGCCTTTCAAGGTCGTGGCGGCGCAAATGGTTTTGTCCCTGGGTGCTACGCTGGTGTGGTGGCTGTTCTACAAGCCGCCGGGCGCTGCTGCGCTGTCCGCGTTCCTGGGGGGAGCGATCTGCTGGGTGCCGGGCGCGTTGTTCGCGGCACGATTGAGAACGCTGAGCGGCGCCGAAACGGTGATGAGCTGGATGATCGGCGAAGCGCTCAAGATGGGGACAACGATCGCGATGTTTGTAGCCATCGCCTTCTGGTATCACGACGTACGCTGGGTTCCGCTACTCGTGACTTACCTCGTCGCGCTCAAGACGTACTGGATTGCCTTGGCCTGGCGCTAA